In Salmo salar chromosome ssa03, Ssal_v3.1, whole genome shotgun sequence, a single genomic region encodes these proteins:
- the LOC106596239 gene encoding zinc finger protein ZFMSA12A isoform X1, whose product MAESPFPLPSLGLLVPPLRMMSAVMWQVVRQGNTKHYGKLEEFVSMVTEVVPELLSNRQRWLLILALRGRVTLELFRSGHPDDLEAVQTHLDRITASGLKQSNDAAIEFAESNFLKLIQSLVEDPDRREHFFKVVFPVEYGPNFDSSLQTLVCHFLSRLEELLPVPDFKQTALLISAAPSVLEDYMRCVSHGEDLKSLLQNQHCPGKLPKSVPSRTEDRLLVSLSFPPSLRLANASRHSARDSPPLEIMTDSLTGQWVESKASTDDRMTGTESVESQGSEGKDQLKERPKLRLKSEEGREAVVSEHQYSLSSATAEHDSAQSTTTTTTTAASSSSSSVSSEQPRQRVAHKCPQCGRCFIYLYEMLEHQRLHTGENPYKCSQCGKTFRRSSEMSTHRRTQCSNAAYVCIKCGSSFESIRERIRHRCSGGRRASGSGQAGQFECPQCGKIFKWHNSLKKHLVTHTTDKVFNCRYCGEGPFPGVAELRAHQKAHGAEDKPYKCKQCGKGFSSQVWQNNHEQRHSQERSKICSSCGKAFRCKGDLKLHMRTHTGERPYQCTYCAKRFSVNGNLTIHIRTHTGEKPFLCSDCGKAFCSAGELQIHRRTHTGERPYKCTVCEKGFTMASKVTLHMRVHTGVRPYICHECGKAFSRGAELKKHVLNHTGVRPYPCHLCSKTYTCLNHLKRHLKTHSGSQSLDMSSGSTVV is encoded by the exons ATGG CAGAATCTCCCTTTCCTCTGCCCTCCCTGGGCCTGCTGGTCCCTCCTCTCCGGATGATGTCAGCTGTTATGTGGCAGGTGGTGCGCCAGGGCAACACAAAGCATTATGGGAAGCTGGAGGAGTTTGTGTCCATGGTAACGGAGGTGGTTCCAGAACTCCTGTCCAACAGACAGAGGTGGCTGCTCATCCTGGCTCTCAGAGGACGG GTGACCCTGGAACTGTTCCGATCTGGACATCCTGATGACCTCGAGGCTGTTCAAACACACCTGGATAGAATCACAGCATCTGGTCTGAAACAG TCAAACGACGCCGCGATTGAATTTGCTGAATCCAACTTCCTGAAGCTGATCCAGAGCTTAGTAGAAGACCCAGATAGAAGGGAACACTTCTTCAAG GTGGTGTTCCCGGTGGAGTATGGTCCTAACTTTGACTCATCGCTGCAAACTCTGGTGTGCCACttcctgtctagactggaggaGCTGCTGCCGGTCCCAGACTTCAAACAG ACTGCGTTGTtgatcagtgctgccccctctgtTCTGGAGGACTACATGCGCTGTGTCTCTCACGGAGAGGACCTGAAGTCTCTGCTACAGAACCAACACTGCCCCGGGAAGCTGCCCAAGAGCG TTCCCTCGAGAACAGAGGACCGTCTCCTCGTCTCGTTATCCTTCCCTCCATCACTGAGACTGGCCAATGCCTCGCGCCACAGCGCCCGCGACAGCCCGCCCTTGGAGATCATGACTGACAGTTTGACCGGCCAATGGGTTGAGTCAAAAGCAAGTACGGATGATAGAATGACTGgaacagagtcagtagaaagccaAGGATCTGAAGGAAAAGATCAGCTGAAGGAGAGACCGAAACTAAGATTGAAGTCTGAGGAAGGAAGAGAAGCGGTTGTCTCTGAGCACCAATACTCCTTGAGCAGCGCTACAGCTGAACACGACTCGGCccagtcaacaacaacaacaacaacaacagcagcctcctcctcctcctccagtgtgTCATCAGAGCAGCCGCGGCAACGAGTGGCTCACAAGTGTCCCCAATGTGGCCGTTGTTTCATCTACCTCTATGAGATGTTAGAGCACCAGAGACTTCACACGGGGGAGAATCCTTACAAGTGTTCCCAGTGCGGTAAGACTTTCAGAAGGTCCTCGGAGATGTCCACCCACCGTCGGACACAGTGCTCCAACGCCGCCTATGTCTGTATTAAATGTGGAAGCAGTTTTGAGTCGATCAGGGAGCGGATCAGACACCGGTGTAGTGGCGGTAGACGGGCCAGCGGTTCGGGTCAAGCGGGTCAGTTTGAGTGTCCGCAGTGTGGGAAAATCTTCAAGTGGCACAACTCGTTAAAAAAACACCTGGTAACCCACACCACTGACAAGGTCTTCAACTGCAG GTACTGTGGGGAGGGACCATTCCCAGGCGTGGCGGAGCTGAGGGCCCACCAGAAGGCCCACGGTGCAGAAGACAAACCCTACAAGTGTAAACAGTGTGGAAAGGGCTTCAGCTCACAG GTCTGGCAGAATAACCACGAGCAACGCCACTCCCAAGAGAGGTCCAAGATCTGCTCCAGCTGTGGAAAGGCCTTCAGGTGCAAAGGAGACCTGAAGCTCCACATGCGAACTCACACCGGCGAGAGACCGTACCAATGCACCTACTGCGCCAAGCGGTTCTCTGTGAACGGAAACCTCACGATACACATCAGGACTCACACGGGGGAGAAACCTTTCCTCTGCTCCGACTGCGGCAAGGCCTTCTGCTCTGCAGGAGAGCTACAGATCCACAGGAGAACACACACTGGGGAGAGACCGTACAAGTGCACCGTCTGCGAGAAAGGTTTCACCATGGCCAGTAAGGTCACGCTTCACATGCGCGTACATACAGGAGTACGGCCTTACATCTGCCACGAGTGTGGTAAGGCATTCTCACGCGGTGCGGAGTTGAAGAAACACGTTCTGAATCACACTGGGGTGAGACCGTACCCATGTCATCTCTGTTCTAAGACCTACACCTGTCTGAATCACCTGAAGAGACATTTAAAGACTCACTCTGGCTCCCAGTCGTTGGATATGAGCAGTGGCTCGACTGTAGTATAA
- the LOC106596239 gene encoding zinc finger protein ZFMSA12A isoform X2, with protein MESPFPLPSLGLLVPPLRMMSAVMWQVVRQGNTKHYGKLEEFVSMVTEVVPELLSNRQRWLLILALRGRVTLELFRSGHPDDLEAVQTHLDRITASGLKQSNDAAIEFAESNFLKLIQSLVEDPDRREHFFKVVFPVEYGPNFDSSLQTLVCHFLSRLEELLPVPDFKQTALLISAAPSVLEDYMRCVSHGEDLKSLLQNQHCPGKLPKSVPSRTEDRLLVSLSFPPSLRLANASRHSARDSPPLEIMTDSLTGQWVESKASTDDRMTGTESVESQGSEGKDQLKERPKLRLKSEEGREAVVSEHQYSLSSATAEHDSAQSTTTTTTTAASSSSSSVSSEQPRQRVAHKCPQCGRCFIYLYEMLEHQRLHTGENPYKCSQCGKTFRRSSEMSTHRRTQCSNAAYVCIKCGSSFESIRERIRHRCSGGRRASGSGQAGQFECPQCGKIFKWHNSLKKHLVTHTTDKVFNCRYCGEGPFPGVAELRAHQKAHGAEDKPYKCKQCGKGFSSQVWQNNHEQRHSQERSKICSSCGKAFRCKGDLKLHMRTHTGERPYQCTYCAKRFSVNGNLTIHIRTHTGEKPFLCSDCGKAFCSAGELQIHRRTHTGERPYKCTVCEKGFTMASKVTLHMRVHTGVRPYICHECGKAFSRGAELKKHVLNHTGVRPYPCHLCSKTYTCLNHLKRHLKTHSGSQSLDMSSGSTVV; from the exons ATGG AATCTCCCTTTCCTCTGCCCTCCCTGGGCCTGCTGGTCCCTCCTCTCCGGATGATGTCAGCTGTTATGTGGCAGGTGGTGCGCCAGGGCAACACAAAGCATTATGGGAAGCTGGAGGAGTTTGTGTCCATGGTAACGGAGGTGGTTCCAGAACTCCTGTCCAACAGACAGAGGTGGCTGCTCATCCTGGCTCTCAGAGGACGG GTGACCCTGGAACTGTTCCGATCTGGACATCCTGATGACCTCGAGGCTGTTCAAACACACCTGGATAGAATCACAGCATCTGGTCTGAAACAG TCAAACGACGCCGCGATTGAATTTGCTGAATCCAACTTCCTGAAGCTGATCCAGAGCTTAGTAGAAGACCCAGATAGAAGGGAACACTTCTTCAAG GTGGTGTTCCCGGTGGAGTATGGTCCTAACTTTGACTCATCGCTGCAAACTCTGGTGTGCCACttcctgtctagactggaggaGCTGCTGCCGGTCCCAGACTTCAAACAG ACTGCGTTGTtgatcagtgctgccccctctgtTCTGGAGGACTACATGCGCTGTGTCTCTCACGGAGAGGACCTGAAGTCTCTGCTACAGAACCAACACTGCCCCGGGAAGCTGCCCAAGAGCG TTCCCTCGAGAACAGAGGACCGTCTCCTCGTCTCGTTATCCTTCCCTCCATCACTGAGACTGGCCAATGCCTCGCGCCACAGCGCCCGCGACAGCCCGCCCTTGGAGATCATGACTGACAGTTTGACCGGCCAATGGGTTGAGTCAAAAGCAAGTACGGATGATAGAATGACTGgaacagagtcagtagaaagccaAGGATCTGAAGGAAAAGATCAGCTGAAGGAGAGACCGAAACTAAGATTGAAGTCTGAGGAAGGAAGAGAAGCGGTTGTCTCTGAGCACCAATACTCCTTGAGCAGCGCTACAGCTGAACACGACTCGGCccagtcaacaacaacaacaacaacaacagcagcctcctcctcctcctccagtgtgTCATCAGAGCAGCCGCGGCAACGAGTGGCTCACAAGTGTCCCCAATGTGGCCGTTGTTTCATCTACCTCTATGAGATGTTAGAGCACCAGAGACTTCACACGGGGGAGAATCCTTACAAGTGTTCCCAGTGCGGTAAGACTTTCAGAAGGTCCTCGGAGATGTCCACCCACCGTCGGACACAGTGCTCCAACGCCGCCTATGTCTGTATTAAATGTGGAAGCAGTTTTGAGTCGATCAGGGAGCGGATCAGACACCGGTGTAGTGGCGGTAGACGGGCCAGCGGTTCGGGTCAAGCGGGTCAGTTTGAGTGTCCGCAGTGTGGGAAAATCTTCAAGTGGCACAACTCGTTAAAAAAACACCTGGTAACCCACACCACTGACAAGGTCTTCAACTGCAG GTACTGTGGGGAGGGACCATTCCCAGGCGTGGCGGAGCTGAGGGCCCACCAGAAGGCCCACGGTGCAGAAGACAAACCCTACAAGTGTAAACAGTGTGGAAAGGGCTTCAGCTCACAG GTCTGGCAGAATAACCACGAGCAACGCCACTCCCAAGAGAGGTCCAAGATCTGCTCCAGCTGTGGAAAGGCCTTCAGGTGCAAAGGAGACCTGAAGCTCCACATGCGAACTCACACCGGCGAGAGACCGTACCAATGCACCTACTGCGCCAAGCGGTTCTCTGTGAACGGAAACCTCACGATACACATCAGGACTCACACGGGGGAGAAACCTTTCCTCTGCTCCGACTGCGGCAAGGCCTTCTGCTCTGCAGGAGAGCTACAGATCCACAGGAGAACACACACTGGGGAGAGACCGTACAAGTGCACCGTCTGCGAGAAAGGTTTCACCATGGCCAGTAAGGTCACGCTTCACATGCGCGTACATACAGGAGTACGGCCTTACATCTGCCACGAGTGTGGTAAGGCATTCTCACGCGGTGCGGAGTTGAAGAAACACGTTCTGAATCACACTGGGGTGAGACCGTACCCATGTCATCTCTGTTCTAAGACCTACACCTGTCTGAATCACCTGAAGAGACATTTAAAGACTCACTCTGGCTCCCAGTCGTTGGATATGAGCAGTGGCTCGACTGTAGTATAA